From a region of the Podospora pseudopauciseta strain CBS 411.78 chromosome 7 map unlocalized CBS411.78m_7, whole genome shotgun sequence genome:
- the CHS7 gene encoding Chitin synthase, class 7 (COG:U; EggNog:ENOG503NWFG) — MTFGDFTSICRMAPLPLCSSVGPITSIASGVGIEPDCFSRNIELANTIIFQGAASAMHIVALIMTVTMILHVRGKFTAVGRKEITSFFYLYMLLTFLSLCIDAGVIPPGSAPYPYFVAVQAGLTSALVTCLLINGFVGFQLYEDGTPLSLWMMRLCSAAAFVISFLVALATFMTWAGLGPTNTIGLFVVLYLLNAIQLFVYVVLQIILVTRTLQDRWPLGDIAFGVFFFVIGQVILYAFSRPICNSVSHYMDGLFFATTCNLLAVMMVYKYWDSITKEDLEFSVGTRMNNWEVKELMGPSPEDDLQQRRATQIYHDDPYGQSSAYDSHPNQHYSSSPNRLSRYQ; from the exons ATGACTTTCGGGGACTTCACCAGCATCTGCCGCATGGCACCGCTGCCACTATGCTCCTCAGTCGGCCCAATAACCTCCATCGCAAGCGGCGTGGGCATCGAACCTGACTGTTTCTCACGGAATATTGAGCTGGCAAATACCATCATTTTCCAAGGCGCCGCCAGCGCCATGCACATTGTTGCCTTGATCATGACTGTAACCATGATCCTGCACGTTCGGGGAAAATTCACGGCAGTTG GTCGGAAAGAAATTACGAGTTTCTTCTACCTCTACATgctcctcaccttcctctccctctgcatTGACGCGGGTGTGATACCCCCAGGATCGGCACCGTACCCCTACTTCGTCGCTGTTCAGGCCGGTCTCACATCGGCTTTGGTGACATGTCTCTTGATCAATGGCTTCGTCGGATTTCAATTATACGAGGATGGGACACCGCTCTCGCTCTGGATGATGCGCCTCTGCTCTGCCGCTGCCTTTGTCATCTCGTTCCTGGTGGCGCTCGCAACTTTCATGACGTGGGCTGGTCTTGGTCCCACCAACACTATCGGCTTGTTTGTGGTGCTCTACCTTCTCAACGCCATCCAACTCTTCGTCTACGTGGTTCTGCAAATCATTCTCGTCACTCGGACGCTTCAGGACCGGTGGCCCCTGGGCGATATCGCGTTTGGcgtcttctttttcgtcATTGGCCAGGTCATTCTCTATGCCTTCAGCAGGCCGATTTGCAATTCTGTCAGTCACTATATGGATGGACTGTTCTTTGCGACAACATGCAATCTTTTGGCCGTCATGATGGTGTACAAGTACTGGGATTCCATCACTAAGGAAGACCTGGAGTTCTCGGTGGGCACGAGAATGAACAACTGGGAGGTCAAGGAGTTGATGGGACCTTCGCCCGAAGACGACCTGCAGCAACGTCGGGCCACACAAATTTACCACGACGATCCATATGGCCAGTCGAGTGCCTATGATTCTCATCCGAACCAGCACTATTCGTCTAGTCCGAACAGGCTTTCCCGGTACCAATAG
- a CDS encoding uncharacterized protein (EggNog:ENOG503NYPI; COG:S): protein MSAAAHPNGHGNAHLPLASQATALAPAYQSMSEEIYQEVCRSMMASLDRVRQEDMRNFRDLHAAHKAALEQEQMDYTQQFFQLQKEMTALTKEGAAADAEISKLEELLLQARNKRQEVASKISFTQKKVTDVQSLQHRKHAELQALAKKHEQDLKDKEMRWQQIHQDRLTLLESKKPSSLRQAQDQNLTGLDQAMADDATTASSPMQSLRAPQLAPGVSHQSTGSGGMFMGGPVQPPSLKAPTDNGPLESPGLSVSRRIGAPVLEAPTLPRNHDAEEQRLEGASRPAASQKTPILQAPTGYQAPFAQLQHFPPPNPNASSGALVSVSPTVVPSVETPDQQTDPAVSEMQNVTSTESLNVQVPEEQATPVTVAALNGATDIPTPLQTSEEGPEADVSSKEGTEGKAVDLGAPAPAEVFSAHTEGWDVEMRDAALPQAATETTTVLGQENAGPTVLKSPDQVETREAASQRADVEMSGIQITAKQSEVSPPTQIMDATTSKLGADSANVDNGSPALADTADSPLSDLSSIPSPPSDTFTHEGSPPRQPPSVSDGNLCVYDEDGRLVGQVRRLTHTTSTNIEKIAAFPLKRHVQIRSGRKFTSEDLDRVYHVSDVKGTKWTSCYIQATGNIQGQPCNTCAKHNGPYEECIILDADDSFPKCGNCEWNRQACVGASLRPKTASAPGPAPDPAAAAASAPAAAPAVAPASALEPTPATISTAISKPSFGSSFTAINSPSGDQQDSASAKDTADAVQKQAAPPVKKAGRKSLPTSRVQLPSHPGTPHAGSPEPAEPSRASLPEITKENLCLKDDGVVYTEPPFMAGVPLAKISPDHPYWEQDWDSDIASHVRKELEKWTTKFQEMDSQGIKDHRKYEAQRQINRGQLTLKFLEEGELHPYQLVGKAWMDTKKIIKYNTLYRLASTLMEDLPKMDLGMTPAEWMRHRLYEIYQEQGPHFNLASTVASFYHDPKHAQVRAKNGIVSVGRPHKSATKPKTQTPGQEDNGSKLTPRALKRKEPHATPKAAPVPPKQEDAEPEPEPQQLQPQQPEPRPRSSPRKPAGLDHKPRPRSRSGNPPSAPIADSDDEGMPLIRAAHATPPPPQAKKKIRVTSTVDPSNTPDLYYHGFTDVDSCSDDRLEQIDWRVNQIKTAEVSTNPGVTQYWHWVDDAHPGYCEHQVLKQLRPPKWAVFKEPYNFHLRTVDCEEIVYGPGSHRVIIRRKAHLQPKKGDMLAEFKRDRTKKRFLEFMHQRGVRIVRSNKEYVDGAWENLKPAFDMPGQDRDSD from the exons ATGTCCGCCGCTGCCCACCCTAACGGCCATGGCAACGCGCATCTTCCTCTGGCCAGCCAGGCCACTGCACTCGCTCCTGCTTACCAAAGCATGTCTGAAGAGATTTATCAAGAGGTCTGCAGGAGCATGATGGCCTCATTGGACCGTGTCCGCCAAGAGGACATGCGCAACTTCCGAGATCTCCATGCCGCCCACAAAGCCGCCCTTGAACAGGAACAGATGGACTACACCCAACAGTTCTTCCAGCTTCAGAAAGAAATGACGGCCCTCACCAAAGAAGGAGCGGCCGCCGATGCCGAAATCTCGAAGCTAGAGGAACTTCTTTTGCAAGCCCGGAATAAGAGGCAAGAGGTGGCAAGCAAGATCTCATTCACCCAAAAAAAGGTTACCGATGTCCAGTCCTTGCAACACCGCAAACACGCTGAGCTTCAGGCACTCGCCAAGAAGCACGAGCAGGATCTGAAGGATAAGGAGATGAGGTGGCAGCAGATTCACCAAGACCGGCTGACTCTACTAGAAAGCAAAAAACCTTCCTCCCTTCGACAAGCCCAAGATCAAAACTTGACAGGGCTAGACCAGGCCATGGCTGATGATGCCACGACTGCCTCATCGCCCATGCAAAGTTTGAGGGCACCACAACTCGCACCTGGGGTTTCACATCAATCCACGGGATCAGGGGGCATGTTCATGGGCGGGCCTGTTCAGCCTCCATCTCTCAAAGCGCCCACAGATAATGGTCCTCTTGAGTCACCGGGTCTCTCAGTCTCTAGAAGGATAGGCGCTCCAGTGTTAGAGGCGCCAACACTTCCAAGGAACCACGACGCCGAGGAGCAGCGTCTCGAAGGCGCTTCTCGTCCTGCGGCAAGTCAAAAAACCCCAATCCTTCAGGCACCAACAGGCTACCAGGCGCCATTTGCTCAACTTCAACATTTTCCACCGCCAAACCCGAACGCTTCTTCGGGTGCGCTCGTCTCCGTCTCCCCAACTGTTGTTCCGAGCGTTGAGACCCCCGATCAACAGACAGATCCAGCTGTGTCCGAGATGCAGAATGTAACTAGTACAGAATCACTTAATGTACAAGTACCGGAAGAGCAAGCCACACCAGTCACCGTTGCTGCCCTCAACGGAGCAACCGATATTCCGACCCCTTTGCAAACCTCCGAAGAGGGTCCCGAGGCAGACGTCTCATCCAAGGAGGGGACAGAGGGCAAAGCTGTCGATTTGGGAGCCCCCGCCCCGGCGGAGGTTTTCTCCGCACATACTGAAGGCTGGGACGTCGAAATGAGAGATGCTGCCCTCCCTCAGGCTGCCACCGAGACGACTACAGTTCTGGGCCAAGAGAATGCCGGACCTACCGTCTTGAAGTCTCCTGATCAAGTGGAGACTCGAGAGGCAGCATCTCAAAGAGCAGACGTGGAAATGTCAGGCATTCAGATCACAGCGAAGCAGTCCGAGGTGTCACCGCCTACACAGATAATGGATGCTACGACCTCCAAACTTGGTGCTGACTCGGCGAATGTCGATAATGGGTCTCCGGCTCTAGCAGATACTGCTGATTCGCCCCTTTCTGATCTTAGTTCGatcccatcaccgccatccgACACATTTACACACGAAGGTAGCCCACCTAGACAGCCGCCTAGTGTGTCGGACGGCAATCTGTGCGTTTATGATGAGGACGGCAGACTGGTGGGACAAGTACGTCGTCTGACCCACACCACCTCTACCAACATCGAAAAGATAGCGGCATTTCCGCTCAAGCGCCATGTTCAAATTCGTTCTGGCCGCAAGTTTACCTCGGAGGATTTGGATAGGGTATACCACGTCAGTGATGTTAAAGGGACAAAATGGACGAGTTGTTATATCCAAGCCACTGGGAATATTCAAGGTCAACCCTGCAATACCTGCGCGAAGCACAATGGGCCGTATGAAGAGTGCATCATTTTGGATGCTGACGATAGTTTTCCAAAATGTGGCAACTGCGAGTGGAATCGGCAAGCCTGCGTGGGTGCCTCTTTGCGGCCCAAAACAGCGTCGGCCCCAGGCCCTGCTCCGGACCCAGCTGCGGCTGCGGCTTCGGCTCCGGCTGCGGCTCCGGCGGTGGCTCCGGCTTCAGCTCTAGAACCAACACCGGCAACAATATCAACTGCCATCAGCAAACCCTCCTTCGGTTCCAGTTTTACCGCTATAAACAGCCCATCAGGGGACCAGCAAGACAGCGCTTCTGCCAAAGATACAGCCGATGCCGTCCAAAAACAAGCCGCGCCTCCCGTCAAGAAGGCCGGCCGAAAATCATTGCCCACCTCACGTGTACAGTTGCCCTCTCATCCAGGTACCCCACATGCAGGCTCGCCTGAACCGGCTGAACCAAGTCGTGCGTCCCTTCCGGAGATCACCAAGGAAAACCTTTGTCTGAAAGATGACGGCGTGGTGTACACGGAGCCTCCGTTTATGGCTGGTGTGCCACTGGCCAAAATATCTCCCGATCATCCGTATTGGGAGCAAGACTGGGATTCCGATATTGCCTCTCACGTTCGAAAGGAGCTTGAAAAGTGGACCACCAAATTTCAGGAGATGGACAGTCAGGGAATCAAGGACCACCGGAAATATGAAGCTCAGCGACAGATCAATAGGGGCCAACTGACACTCAAGTTTCTAGAGGAGGGCGAACTACATCCCTACCAGCTTGTTGGAAAGGCGTGGATGGACACCAAAAAGATTATCAAGTACAACACTCTATATCGCCTGGCGAGCACTTTGATGGAGGACCTCCCCAAAATGGACCTTGGCATGACACCGGCTGAATGGATGCGTCACAGGCTTTACGAGATTTATCAGGAGCAAGGCCCCCATTTCAACTTGGCTTCGACAGTAGCTAGTTTCTACCACGACCCCAAGCACGCCCAGGTCCGGGCCAAGAATGGAATTGTCAGTGTTGGTCGCCCGCACAAGTCAGCAACCAAGCCTAAAACTCAGACTCCTGGGCAGGAGGACAACGGTTCGAAACTTACGCCGAGGGCGTTGAAGCGGAAGGAACCACACGCAACGCCCAAGGCAGCGCCAGTTCCGCCCAAACAGGAGGATGCAGAACCCGAACCTGAACCGCAGCAACTTCAGCCGCAGCAACCGGAGCCTCGCCCACGTTCATCCCCTCGAAAGCCAGCAGGACTTGATCACAAACCAAGGCCACGTTCGCGATCTGGGAACCCCCCTTCTGCTCCTATAGCCGACTCGGACGACGAGGGCATGCCTCTGATCCGGGCAGCCCATGccaccccgccgccgccgcaggcaaagaaaaagatcCGCGTTACGTCCACTGTAGATCCAAGCAACACGCCGGACCTCTACTACCACGGATTCACCGATGTAGACTCTTGCTCCGATGACCGGCTCGAGCAGATTGACTGGCGGGTGAATCAAATCAAGACGGCCGAGGTATCGACGAATCCGGGGGTGACTCAGTACTGGCACTGGGTGGACGACGCGCACCCCGGCTACTGCGAACACCAAGTGCTCAAACAGCTCCGCCCCCCCAAGTGGGCTGTGTTCAAGGAGCCGTACAACTTCCATCTCCGGACTGTGGACTGCGAGGAGATTGTCTACGGCCCAGGCAGCCACAGGGTGATCATTCGGCGCAAGGCGCATCTGCAACCCAAAAAGGGAGACATGCTCGCCGAGTTCAAGCGTGATCGGACAAAGAAGAGATTTTTGGAGTTTATGCACcagaggggggtgaggatcGTGAGAAGTAATAA GGAATATGTCGACGGTGCGTGGGAGAACTTGAAGCCAGCTTTTGACATGCCCGGCCAGGACCGCGATTCGGACTAG
- a CDS encoding uncharacterized protein (EggNog:ENOG503P6JY; COG:J) encodes MLYETIGIVRSGHLPEVKELVLTAGKIILQQGGVIRDIRNWGTFSLPQAISRGQQRHTKGHYFIMRYDCGIKANEQVRKTLALDVRVIRSANVKLGNGKLETLSKFGEIRWDKLEGEV; translated from the exons ATGTTGTACGAGACAATCGGCATT GTCCGCTCCGGGCACCTCCCCGAAGTAAAAGAGCTGGTCCTCACGGCTGGCAAGATCATCCTCCAGCAGGGGGGTGTCATCCGCGACATCCGCAACTGGGgcaccttctccctcccccaggCCATCTCCCGCGGCCAACAGCGCCACACGAAGGGCCACTACTTCATCATGCGCTACGACTGCGGCATCAAGGCCAACGAGCAGGTCCGCAAGACGCTCGCCCTCGACGTGCGCGTCATCCGGTCCGCCAACGTCAAGCTCGGCAACGGCAAGCTCGAGACGCTGAGCAAGTTTGGCGAGATTCGGTGGGATaagctggagggggaggtgtaA
- the DCN1 gene encoding Scaffold-type E3 ligase (COG:S; EggNog:ENOG503P262), with product MGTSRRHEGNSGRSVLRTLFASCFHKRPGQPPPKAPPSEGATETDSGDSSLHSLPVPTINSNPKPAPQLSIREAPPNTTIKPPDIIMPKAPKKSKSATKKAAPDLSAKGAKSKSKDRSPLKTADLESFCSRYFSAHDGASSAKQQEADARKKQLEAIFDDFETDEDKNDNHDSGDPALGADSSMRYLEAVGANPADYSLLVVCEIVKATTIGEITKEGFVEGWSEVIETLDASVKPDLATQKRYVQSRMKQVSHDPAYYKKLYQYAFVVGKTNKAMAMDTACAMWEMLFDAGIGHEWKTANVNWLESWSEYLQEKFYVPPPNPDAAEEGKWTRTVSKDLWNQTLVFVNKTLEDESLGFWSEEQAWPGIIDDFVVWCREKGIVAPKAKDDMEVDE from the exons ATGGGCACTAGCCGCAGGCACGAAGGCAACAGCGGGCGCAGTGTGCTCCGCACCCTGTTTGCCTCGTGCTTTCACAAACGACCAGGgcaacctccaccaaagGCGCCGCCTAGTGAGGGAGCGACCGAGACTGACAGCGGCGACTCATCACTGCATTCTCTCCCGGTCCCTACTATTAATTCCAATCCAAAACCTGCACCACAGCTCTCCATTAGAGAAGCcccacccaacaccaccatcaagccTCCAGACATCATCATGCCCAAGGCACCGAAAAAGTCAAAGTCTGCCACCAAGAAGGCCGCCCCCGATCTGTCGGCCAAGGGGGCAAAGTCCAAGTCGAAAGACAGGTCGCCACTCAA AACCGCTGACCTCGAATCCTTCTGCTCTAGATACTTTTCTGCCCATGATGGAGCTTCGAGTGCGAAGCAGCAGGAGGCAGACGCGCGAAAGAAGCAGTTAGAAGCCATCTTTGATGATTTCGAGACTG ACGAGGACAAGAATGACAACCACGATAGCGGGGACCCGGCCCTGGGGGCAGATTCATCCATGCGCTACCTCGAGGCTGTGGGCGCCAACCCTGCCGATTACAGCCTGCTTGTGGTGTGTGAAATCGTCAAGGCCACGACCATTGGAGAAATCACCAAGGAAGGCTTTGTGGAAGGCTGGAGCGAGGTCATCGAAACTCTCGACGCCAGCGTCAAACCCGACCTGGCAACCCAAAAACGCTATGTCCAATCTCGGATGAAGCAGGTCTCCCATGACCCAGCCTATTACAAGAAGCTGTACCAGTATGCCTTTGTTGTTGGGAAAACTAACAAGGCCATGGCCATGGACACGGCTTGCGCTATGTGGGAGATGCTTTTCGACGCCGGCATTGGGCACGAGTGGAAGACTGCCAATGTCAACTGGTTGGAGTCGTGGTCAGAGTACCTGCAGGAGAAGTTTTACGTTCCGCCACCAAATCCCGACGCGGCCGAAGAAGGAAAATGGACACGCACTGTGAGCAAGGACTTGTGGAACCAGACATTGGTGTTCGTCAACAAGACGCTCGAGGATGAGTCCCTTGGTTTCTGGTCCGAGGAGCAAGCTTGGCCAGGCATCATCGACGACTTTGTGGTCTGGTGCCGGGAGAAGGGGATTGTGGctcccaaggccaaggaCGACATGGAGGTGGACGAGTAG
- the MVP1 gene encoding Sorting nexin mvp1 (EggNog:ENOG503NWJE; COG:U) — translation MSLFGSSLPEAASSGTGPSHVANSKSSLFEDESPMTKSTSTALFADDDAGSDSSPWDLPTPRKHYTRADLIRNLLASSDVPDSYVEVFDAVSREDGSGGRITSGGVARTLAAAKLGADAQARIMGIVVPPGGGSEGISLERGEFNVLLALIGLAQEGETVSLDGVDERRRSLPQPKLHGLVDTTPALPHLAELGAKPPQRPVSPPPPALAHKPLPSPRQHRTIRKASMDYPEDPWNTPDVHKNHNHGPEPPRSNGSDVPGTAPVENGSGLFSTSPQATMPGRTTSTFTTSVPPSASGPVGESAGTWGFFDGNPSSAGGFNSQGAIPTVPFAVNEGAREPAIVQPVGPTPSRTIGGGRAGSAVEENILVTLMPEKEGMFLFQHHNYEVSSTRRTSKVIRRYSDFVWLLDCLHKRYPFRVLPLLPPKRVAVNGNHLSNDGAFIEKRRRGLARFLNALVRHSVLSQEQMVIMFLTVPTELSVWRKQATISIQDEFAGRALPSGLEDSLPQTLEELFSRTRAGVKRSAELYITVCNIMDRLVKRSEGVAADHARVALTLTSLTEASADTYATDTNEIPLLNDGLQAMSRHLRTAQGLLEDEARAWDEGVLEDLKRQRDALVSLRDLFDRRERLDKDNIPQLERRIATNETRLAALRTKPEGMVKPGEMEKVVEAIIKDKESIVNQHNRSVFVKECIRDELLFFQQTQYNVSRWNQDWAQERVKYSEMLADNWRRLIDELEGMPLGD, via the exons ATGTCTCTTTTTGGAAGCTCTCTGCCAGAAGCTGCCTCGTCAGGCACCGGGCCCAGCCATGTCGCAAACAGCAAATCATCGCTCTTTGAGGACGAGTCGCCCATGACTAAATCAACATCAACGGCTCTCTTCGCAGACGATGATGCTGGGTCGGACTCGTCGCCGTGGGACCTGCCGACGCCCCGCAAGCACTACACTCGTGCCGATCTGATCCGCAACCTGCTGGCTTCGTCGGATGTGCCCGACAGCTACGTCGAGGTGTTCGACGCTGTGTCCCGCGAGGATGGCAGCGGAGGCCGCATCACGTCTGGTGGCGTCGCGAGAACATTAGCGGCTGCTAAGCTAGGTGCAGATGCCCAGGCACGCATAATGGGGATTGTGGTTCctcccggcggcggcagcgaggGCATCTCGCTGGAACGGGGCGAGTTCAATGTTCTGCTGGCCTTGATTGGTCTGGCCCAGGAAGGCGAGACGGTTAGCCTGGATGGTGTGGATGAGCGCCGCCGAA GTCTACCCCAGCCCAAGCTCCACGGCCTCGTCGACACCACACCAGCCCTGCCCCATCTTGCCGAACTGGGTGCCAAACCGCCTCAGCGACCAGtgtcaccacctcctcctgcgTTGGCCCACAAGCCGCTTCCTTCGCCCCGCCAACATCGCACCATTAGGAAGGCGTCCATGGACTACCCAGAAGATCCGTGGAACACGCCCGACGTGCACAAGAACCATAACCACGGCCCCGAACCCCCGCGATCCAACGGCAGCGATGTCCCCGGTACGGCACCCGTTGAGAACGGGAGCGGCTTGTTCAGCACGAGCCCACAGGCTACGATGCCGGGCCGCACAACGTCTACCTTCACCACCAGTGTACCTCCGTCCGCTTCGGGACCAGTAGGAGAGTCGGCAGGCACCTGGGGATTTTTTGATGGGAACCCGTCATCGGCCGGTGGTTTCAACAGTCAGGGCGCCATTCCCACTGTTCCCTTTGCCGTCAACGAAGGGGCGCGTGAGCCTGCGATTGTTCAGCCCGTGGGCCCGACTCCTAGCAGGACCATTGGAGGCGGGCGAGCAGGCTCAGCTGTGGAAGAAAACATACTGGTTACCTTGATGCCCGAGAAGGAAGGCATGTTTCTgtttcaacaccacaactACGAGGTATCCAGCACAAGACGAACCAGCAAGGTGATTCGACGGTATAGCGATTTTGTGTGGCTGTTGGACTGTCTGCACAAGCGATATCCCTTCCGAGTGCTGCCGCTTTTACCTCCGAAGCGGGTTGCAG TCAACGGAAACCATCTGTCCAACGACGGGGCCTTTATTGAGAAGAGACGCCGCGGTCTGGCTAGGTTCCTCAACGCGCTTGTTCGGCATTCAGTCCTGAGCCAGGAGCAGATGGTCATCATGTTCTTAACCGTCCCCACC GAACTGTCGGTTTGGCGGAAGCAAGCTACGATCTCCATACAGGATGAGTTTGCCGGCCGCGCTTTGCCTTCAGGGCTCGAAGATTCTCTCCCACAGACGCTGGAGGAACTCTTTAGTCGCACTCGTGCTGGCGTAAAGCGGAGCGCTGAATTATACATTACAGTTTGCAACATCATGGACCGGCTTGTCAAGCGCTCCGAGGGCGTCGCCGCTGACCATGCCCGGGTTGCGCTGACCCTCACGTCCTTGACCGAGGCCAGTGCCGACACATATGCCACCGACACCAACGAAATTCCCCTGCTGAATGACGGCCTCCAAGCAATGAGTCGTCATCTGCGCACGGCCCAGGGTTTGCTGGAGGACGAAGCTCGTGCATGGGACGAAGGTGTGTTGGAGGACCTCAAGCGCCAGAGAGACGCGCTGGTCAGTTTGCGAGATCTTTTTGATCGTAGGGAAAGACTCGACAAGGACAATATCCCTCAGCTGGAGCGCCGCATTGCCACAAACGAGACACGGCTTGCTGCGCTGCGCACCAAGCCAGAAGGGATGGTCAAGCCGGGCGAGATGGAAAAGGTGGTggaagccatcatcaag GACAAGGAGTCGATCGTCAACCAGCACAATCGGTCCGTTTTTGTGAAGGAATGCATCCGCGACGAGTTGCTCTTTTTCCAGCAAACCCAGTACAACGTCTCGCGGTGGAACCAAGATTGGGCTCAAGAGCGCGTCAAGTACTCGGAGATGCTGGCAGACAACTGGCGCCGGCTTATTGATGAACTTGAGGGCATGCCACTCGGCGATTAG
- the MRPL10 gene encoding YmL10 (EggNog:ENOG503NVSV; BUSCO:EOG09264A2D; COG:J), producing MPPRLPFAQAAQCCRRTLEVPPKQPSLVSLFAALSVQTRSASILASLSDNKGAYHKRIRRGRGASSGYGKTAGRGMKGTKARNKVNPWFQGGQTPLIFKHGQKGFVNHRAPVMAELNLDRLQCWIDAGRLDTTKTITPRELVRSGLVGIKDGIKLLARGKNEIRTPIDIVVSRASASAILAVEAAGGKITTRYYTKAAIKNLVSGKSVHTDKPLPVGPEHVESVLQQARTSRKHFYRLPDPTSRWDIEYYRDPAHRGYLSHTLKTGESPSLYFKVPGEKALVGKKSKKSADASEERLF from the exons ATGCCCCCCAGATTACCGTTTGCGCAGGCGGCGCAATGCTGCAGAAGGACCCTCGAGGTGCCGCCAAAGCAGCCATCTCTCGTCTCCCTCTTCGCCGCGCTGTCTGTGCAGACCAGGAGCGCCTCGATTCTCGCCAGCCTCTCTGACAACAAGGGTGCCTACCACAAGCGCATCCGCAGAGGTCGTGGTGCCTCGTCCGGCTATGGCAAGACGGCCGGTCGTGGTATGAAGGGTACAAAGGCCCGCAACAAGGTCAACCCGTGGTTTCAGGGTGGTCAGACTCCCCTCATCTTCAAGCATGGTCAGAAGGGCTTTGTCAACCA CCGCGCGCCGGTAATGGCCGAACTTAACCTCGACCGACTGCAATGCTGGATCGACGCTGGCCGCCTGGATACCACCAAGACGATCACCCCCCGCGAACTTGTGAGGTCTGGACTGGTTGGAATCAAGGATGGGATCAAGCTTCTCGCCCGTGGAAAGAACGAGATCAGGACACCGATCGACATTGTCGTCTCCCGAGCATCGGCCTCTGCCATCCTGGCTGTCGAGGCCGCTGGCGGCAAGATCACGACGAGATACTACACAAAGGCGGCCATCAAGAACCTGGTTTCCGGAAAGAGCGTCCACACCGACAAGCCCCTTCCGGTCGGACCTGAGCATGTCGAAAGTGTGTTGCAGCAGGCGAGGACGAGCAGAAAGCACTTTTACCGGTTGCCAGACCCGACGAGCAGATGGGATATCGAGTACTACCGGGATCCTGCACACAGAGGGTACCTGAGCCACACGTTGAAGACCGGCGAGTCGCCCAGTTTGTACTTCAAGGTGCCTGGGGAGAAGGCTCTTGTGGGCAAGAAGTCGAAGAAGTCGGCCGACGCGAGCGAGGAGAGGCTCTTTTAG